One segment of Comamonas thiooxydans DNA contains the following:
- a CDS encoding DUF1852 domain-containing protein, with protein MNEQLTFSLKSICFDENYLPSDSTRITTNFANLARGTSRQQNLRNTLRMIDRRFNDLAHWDNPTADRYSVELEIISVEMSIAAQDGSDAFPLIEILKTSFLDKKENKRIDGIVGNNFSSYVRDYDFSVLLPDYNVNRPQFGVPTDFGDLHGKLFQHFASSSTYTRHFTKQPVICISVSTSKTYQRTENHHPVLGVEYLQNELSSTDQYFAKMGLQVRFFMPPNGVAPLAFYFHGDLLSDYSNLELIGTISTMETFQKIYRPEIYNANSAAGKLYQPSLKNQDYSVTQIVYDRDERSQLAVKQGKFAEEHFIKPYKGVLEQWARNFSH; from the coding sequence ATGAACGAACAACTTACCTTTAGTCTCAAGAGCATTTGTTTCGATGAAAACTATCTCCCATCGGACAGCACTCGCATTACCACCAACTTTGCCAACTTGGCCCGCGGCACAAGCCGGCAGCAAAACCTGCGCAACACGCTAAGGATGATTGACCGCCGCTTCAATGATCTAGCGCATTGGGATAACCCGACAGCAGATCGCTACTCGGTCGAGCTGGAGATCATCTCTGTGGAAATGAGTATTGCGGCCCAAGACGGCAGCGACGCATTTCCGTTGATTGAGATTCTGAAAACTAGCTTCCTCGACAAGAAGGAAAACAAGCGCATCGACGGCATTGTGGGAAACAATTTCTCCTCCTACGTGCGTGACTACGACTTCAGCGTGCTGCTGCCCGACTACAACGTAAACCGTCCGCAATTCGGTGTACCTACCGATTTTGGCGACCTGCATGGAAAGCTGTTCCAGCATTTTGCGAGTTCCAGCACTTACACGCGGCACTTCACCAAGCAACCCGTCATCTGCATCAGCGTCTCGACCAGCAAGACCTATCAGCGCACTGAAAATCACCACCCCGTGCTGGGCGTTGAGTATCTACAGAATGAACTGTCATCCACAGACCAATACTTCGCAAAAATGGGCTTGCAGGTTCGCTTTTTCATGCCCCCAAACGGCGTCGCGCCATTGGCTTTCTACTTCCACGGCGACTTGCTGAGCGACTACTCAAATCTAGAGCTGATCGGGACCATCAGCACCATGGAGACCTTTCAGAAGATCTATCGCCCCGAAATCTACAACGCCAATTCTGCGGCCGGAAAGCTTTATCAACCGAGTCTGAAAAACCAAGATTACTCAGTAACGCAGATTGTCTATGACCGGGACGAGCGCAGCCAGTTGGCCGTCAAGCAGGGGAAGTTTGCCGAGGAGCATTTCATCAAGCCCTATAAGGGCGTGTTGGAACAATGGGCTCGCAATTTCTCTCATTGA
- a CDS encoding methionine synthase codes for MFETSIAGSLPKPAWLAETNKLWPQWMAEGDALLQAKADATLLWIKAQEDAGLDIVCDGEQSRQHFVHGFLEQVEGIDFDNKVKMGIRDNRYDAMVPQVVQALRLKGRVHAFEAQLARAHTKKKLKFTLPGPMTIVDTVADRFYGDKVKMAFAFAELLNQEALALQADGVDIIQFDEPAFNVYMKDAADWGVQALERATQGLICTTAVHICYGYGIKANTDWKSTLGDEWRQYETVFPALARSSIDQVSLECIHSHVPPDLMKLLVGKDVMVGVIDVASDVVETPEEVADTIGRALEFVPKERLFPCTNCGLAPMGRDVAWRKLKALAAGTKLAKERLAAAA; via the coding sequence ATGTTCGAAACCTCCATCGCCGGTAGCCTGCCCAAACCCGCCTGGCTGGCTGAAACCAACAAGCTCTGGCCTCAGTGGATGGCCGAAGGCGATGCACTGCTGCAGGCCAAGGCCGACGCAACCCTGCTGTGGATCAAGGCCCAGGAAGACGCTGGCCTGGACATCGTGTGCGACGGCGAGCAATCGCGCCAACACTTCGTGCACGGTTTTCTGGAGCAGGTCGAAGGCATTGACTTCGATAACAAGGTCAAGATGGGCATACGCGACAACCGTTATGACGCGATGGTGCCTCAGGTGGTGCAGGCTTTGCGTCTGAAAGGTCGCGTGCATGCCTTCGAAGCACAGTTGGCCCGCGCGCATACCAAAAAGAAGCTGAAGTTCACTTTGCCTGGTCCGATGACCATCGTCGACACAGTGGCAGATCGCTTCTACGGCGACAAGGTCAAAATGGCTTTCGCCTTTGCCGAGCTACTCAACCAGGAGGCCCTGGCACTGCAGGCCGATGGCGTGGACATCATTCAATTCGATGAACCCGCCTTCAACGTCTACATGAAAGATGCCGCCGACTGGGGCGTACAGGCGCTCGAGCGCGCTACGCAGGGTCTGATCTGCACGACTGCGGTGCATATCTGCTACGGCTACGGCATCAAGGCCAATACCGACTGGAAAAGCACCCTGGGTGACGAATGGCGCCAGTATGAAACGGTGTTCCCTGCCCTCGCCCGCAGCAGCATTGATCAGGTCAGCCTGGAATGCATCCATTCCCATGTGCCGCCTGACCTGATGAAGTTGCTGGTCGGCAAGGACGTGATGGTCGGCGTAATCGATGTGGCCAGTGACGTGGTTGAAACGCCCGAAGAAGTGGCCGACACCATTGGCCGCGCGCTGGAGTTTGTGCCCAAGGAGCGACTCTTCCCGTGCACCAATTGCGGTCTGGCACCAATGGGCCGAGATGTAGCCTGGCGCAAGCTGAAGGCTCTCGCAGCTGGCACAAAGCTAGCCAAGGAGCGTCTCGCCGCCGCCGCGTGA
- a CDS encoding oxaloacetate decarboxylase codes for MNPKQKLKALADARRGVIVPGAFNAMSARLIADLGFEAIYVTGAGVTNMWFGMPDQGFMGLSDIADHTARIRDAVEVPLLVDADTGFGNAVNTYHAVRTLERAGADCIQLEDQVSPKRCGHFNGKAVIETSEMLGKIKAAVDARRDSGTLIMARTDAAAVHGFEAAIERAQQFQEAGADILFVEAVTQAEEVRTLPLRLQAPQLMNMVIGGKTPIFNADELGELGYGFVLYANAALQGAVAGMQKCLTLLRDDHKVDEDPAIVAPFLERQRLVNKDFWDGLEQKYK; via the coding sequence ATGAACCCCAAGCAAAAACTCAAGGCCTTGGCCGATGCCCGCCGTGGCGTCATTGTTCCCGGAGCCTTCAACGCCATGTCGGCGCGGCTGATCGCCGATCTGGGCTTTGAAGCCATCTATGTGACCGGTGCCGGCGTGACCAATATGTGGTTCGGCATGCCCGACCAGGGCTTTATGGGCCTCAGCGATATCGCCGACCATACGGCCCGCATCCGCGATGCCGTGGAGGTGCCGCTGCTGGTCGATGCCGACACCGGCTTTGGCAACGCCGTCAATACCTACCATGCCGTGCGCACGCTGGAGCGTGCCGGTGCCGACTGCATTCAGCTCGAAGACCAGGTCAGCCCCAAACGCTGCGGCCACTTCAATGGCAAGGCCGTGATCGAAACCAGCGAAATGCTGGGCAAGATCAAGGCCGCCGTCGATGCGCGCCGCGATAGCGGCACCCTCATCATGGCCCGAACTGACGCTGCAGCCGTCCATGGCTTTGAAGCCGCCATCGAGCGCGCCCAGCAGTTTCAGGAAGCCGGTGCCGACATCCTGTTTGTCGAAGCCGTCACCCAGGCCGAAGAAGTGCGCACCCTGCCGCTGCGTCTGCAAGCCCCGCAGCTCATGAATATGGTCATCGGCGGCAAGACCCCCATCTTCAACGCCGACGAACTGGGCGAACTGGGCTATGGCTTTGTGCTCTACGCCAATGCAGCACTGCAAGGTGCCGTGGCCGGGATGCAAAAGTGCCTGACGCTGCTGCGCGACGATCACAAGGTTGATGAGGACCCTGCCATCGTCGCTCCCTTCCTTGAACGCCAGCGGCTGGTGAACAAGGACTTCTGGGATGGGCTGGAACAGAAGTACAAGTAG
- a CDS encoding LysR family transcriptional regulator, which produces MLERIHLNIVKQVEKQGSLTAAASVLNLTQSALSHSMKKLEQQLGTDIWLREGRSLRLTQAGQYLLAVANRVLPQLNLAEERLGQFAQGERGALRIGMECHPCYQWMLKVVAPYLAAWPDVDVDVKQKFQFGGIGALFGYEIDLLVTPDPLYKPGLKFEPVFDYEQVLVVAKGHTLASVPYVKPRQLTQEVLISYPVEIERLDIYNQFLLPAGVTPKRHKAIETTDIMLQMVASGRGVAALPRWLVDEYAVKMDVVPVRLGVRGIAKQIFLGVRESETAIDYMQAFIELARQPVTTGNQGASS; this is translated from the coding sequence ATGCTTGAGCGTATCCACCTCAATATCGTGAAGCAGGTCGAGAAACAAGGGTCGTTGACAGCTGCCGCAAGTGTTCTGAACCTGACCCAGTCGGCTCTAAGCCACAGCATGAAGAAGCTGGAGCAGCAACTGGGCACGGATATTTGGTTGCGCGAGGGCCGAAGCCTGCGGCTGACGCAGGCGGGCCAGTACCTACTGGCAGTGGCTAACCGTGTGTTGCCGCAATTGAACCTGGCCGAAGAGCGATTAGGTCAGTTTGCTCAGGGCGAGCGCGGAGCACTGCGCATAGGTATGGAGTGTCACCCTTGCTACCAGTGGATGCTCAAGGTAGTTGCCCCCTATCTGGCTGCATGGCCTGACGTTGATGTGGACGTCAAACAGAAATTCCAGTTCGGTGGAATCGGTGCGCTATTTGGGTATGAGATCGACCTGCTGGTCACGCCTGATCCGCTGTACAAGCCGGGTCTGAAGTTCGAACCCGTTTTTGACTATGAGCAGGTGCTTGTTGTGGCCAAGGGTCATACCTTGGCATCAGTGCCATACGTGAAGCCCCGCCAACTGACTCAGGAAGTGCTTATCAGCTATCCCGTGGAGATAGAGCGCCTGGACATCTACAACCAGTTCCTGTTGCCTGCCGGAGTTACGCCCAAGCGCCACAAAGCCATCGAGACCACGGACATCATGCTGCAGATGGTCGCTAGCGGACGTGGAGTGGCAGCCCTGCCGCGCTGGCTGGTCGATGAGTACGCGGTGAAAATGGACGTGGTGCCCGTGCGACTTGGGGTACGCGGAATCGCCAAGCAGATCTTTTTGGGCGTGCGCGAATCGGAGACCGCCATCGATTACATGCAAGCTTTCATCGAACTGGCTCGCCAGCCTGTCACCACCGGCAACCAAGGAGCCAGCTCATGA
- a CDS encoding acyl-CoA thioesterase produces MTANMAATGPASYGAIELRELVLPALANHHGTLFAGQGLQMMAKAAFLVARELAQQEVVMASVAGAEFLAPVPVGAQLTLRAWVSRVGKSSMSVNVTGQATRLSEPPQVVLQGAFEMVAVDMAGAPVIIDRGCLPQPSTC; encoded by the coding sequence ATGACTGCCAACATGGCCGCTACTGGGCCGGCGTCCTATGGAGCCATCGAACTTCGCGAGCTGGTGTTGCCGGCACTCGCCAATCATCACGGAACGCTGTTTGCAGGACAGGGGTTGCAGATGATGGCGAAGGCGGCCTTTCTTGTAGCGCGCGAACTGGCTCAACAAGAGGTCGTCATGGCATCTGTCGCTGGAGCCGAGTTTCTGGCTCCTGTTCCGGTAGGTGCTCAGCTTACGCTTCGGGCCTGGGTCAGTCGGGTTGGCAAATCTTCCATGTCGGTGAATGTCACGGGGCAGGCAACCCGTCTGAGCGAGCCGCCCCAGGTCGTCCTGCAAGGAGCTTTCGAAATGGTCGCGGTGGACATGGCGGGGGCTCCCGTGATCATTGACAGAGGATGTCTGCCGCAGCCCAGCACTTGCTAG
- the msuE gene encoding FMN reductase, whose translation MTKTLRVVAVSGGLQSPAKSAALAEHLLGLIAESVPCERRLVDLGQIAPQLAGSVWRSHLPETVERALALVEQADILVVVTPVYRGSFTGLFKHFFDFIHQDALIDKPVLLAATGGSERHALVIDHQLRPLFSFFQARTLPLGVYATDRDFANYRLQDEALLERARLAVQRALPFLELAGHALVTEVNEALAA comes from the coding sequence ATGACAAAAACACTTCGTGTGGTCGCGGTCTCCGGTGGCCTGCAAAGCCCCGCCAAATCTGCTGCCCTGGCTGAGCACCTGTTGGGCCTGATTGCGGAAAGCGTTCCATGCGAGCGACGTTTGGTCGATCTGGGCCAGATCGCGCCGCAGTTGGCGGGCTCGGTTTGGCGCTCCCATCTGCCCGAGACCGTGGAGCGGGCACTTGCCTTGGTAGAGCAAGCTGACATCCTGGTGGTGGTCACGCCCGTATATCGAGGCTCCTTCACGGGACTGTTCAAGCACTTTTTCGACTTCATTCATCAGGACGCCCTGATCGACAAGCCTGTACTGCTGGCCGCTACTGGCGGCAGCGAGCGCCATGCCTTGGTGATCGACCATCAGTTGCGTCCGCTGTTCAGCTTCTTCCAGGCGCGCACCTTGCCTCTGGGGGTCTATGCGACCGACAGGGACTTTGCCAACTATCGCTTGCAGGACGAGGCCTTGCTTGAGCGAGCCAGGCTGGCGGTCCAGCGGGCCTTGCCGTTCTTGGAGCTGGCAGGCCATGCCCTAGTCACTGAGGTCAATGAAGCGCTTGCGGCCTAA
- a CDS encoding methylenetetrahydrofolate reductase C-terminal domain-containing protein, translated as MSFLKKALDAQQFVCVLEWTPRDNKASAASLHQLMEHQQLAGMPLVAALADRVGQNAQLSSLASFERHRGPFPTLLHFSGKDRAPQQLQAQLEQMQEFGLHDLLLLSGDRDPTHTPGQRSVRYLESVPALQQARHQLPGASLGAALNPFKYLEEEGIAQYYKAHKKLIAGADFLTVQLGFDVAKYDEAWQWMHKQVSPKPLMACVMALTHTRAQFLRHVPGVVITRSMMDLLAAEEQQGADWSRQRSTERLALQILGLQLKGYAGVHLSGIHGQTQFSELENALERLLGNIETQEQWREAWASLWQYPGTGKVNFAPEESDWAPGLERVQASIGELRRFHRLQALHHLFFSEQSVLGKALGSVMRWPLWQSPIAARILHRVERGIKRPVLGCDTCGHCRLEQTLYVCPETCPKGLANGPCGGTHLNRCEFGDRECIHSVKYRISVSAQQSQVLREVLIPIVPEQTRHQSSWPRWFRPDDVI; from the coding sequence ATGAGTTTCTTGAAAAAAGCGCTGGATGCGCAGCAGTTTGTTTGTGTGCTTGAATGGACGCCCCGCGACAACAAGGCGTCTGCGGCGAGTCTGCACCAGTTGATGGAGCACCAGCAACTGGCTGGAATGCCACTGGTGGCTGCATTGGCTGACCGTGTCGGGCAAAACGCGCAGCTCAGCTCTTTGGCCAGCTTCGAGCGACATCGAGGGCCGTTTCCGACTTTGCTACATTTTTCGGGTAAGGATCGCGCTCCGCAGCAGTTGCAGGCGCAGCTGGAGCAAATGCAAGAATTCGGTCTTCACGATTTATTGCTGCTCAGCGGTGACCGCGATCCAACTCATACGCCTGGTCAGCGCAGCGTGCGCTATTTAGAGTCCGTTCCAGCATTGCAGCAAGCGCGCCATCAGCTACCTGGGGCGTCACTTGGCGCAGCGCTCAACCCTTTCAAGTATCTGGAAGAGGAAGGCATTGCCCAGTACTACAAGGCACACAAGAAACTGATTGCGGGCGCCGACTTTCTGACCGTGCAACTGGGCTTTGATGTCGCCAAATACGACGAAGCATGGCAGTGGATGCATAAGCAAGTCTCGCCGAAGCCCTTGATGGCTTGCGTGATGGCCTTGACACACACCCGTGCGCAGTTTTTACGCCATGTGCCTGGGGTAGTCATCACACGTAGCATGATGGATCTGCTGGCTGCCGAAGAGCAGCAAGGTGCAGATTGGTCCCGACAGCGCAGCACAGAGCGGCTCGCCTTGCAGATTCTCGGCTTGCAGCTCAAAGGCTACGCAGGCGTACACCTCTCCGGCATACATGGGCAAACACAGTTCAGTGAACTGGAGAATGCACTTGAGCGCTTGCTTGGCAATATTGAAACTCAGGAGCAATGGAGAGAGGCCTGGGCGAGCCTATGGCAATACCCAGGTACCGGCAAAGTGAACTTTGCCCCTGAAGAAAGTGACTGGGCACCTGGCCTGGAGCGCGTGCAGGCTAGCATTGGTGAGCTTAGACGCTTTCACCGGTTGCAAGCCCTTCATCACCTGTTCTTCAGTGAGCAGTCGGTCTTGGGCAAAGCCTTGGGTTCGGTGATGCGCTGGCCCTTGTGGCAATCGCCAATCGCCGCGCGAATCCTGCATCGCGTGGAGCGAGGTATCAAGCGACCTGTGCTTGGTTGCGATACCTGCGGCCATTGTCGGCTGGAGCAAACCTTGTATGTCTGTCCCGAAACCTGCCCCAAAGGGCTGGCCAACGGCCCTTGTGGCGGCACTCACCTCAATCGCTGTGAGTTCGGGGACCGGGAGTGCATTCACAGCGTCAAATATAGAATTTCGGTCAGTGCCCAACAATCACAGGTGTTGCGTGAGGTACTGATTCCCATCGTGCCTGAGCAGACACGGCATCAAAGTTCTTGGCCTCGCTGGTTTCGCCCAGACGATGTCATATGA
- a CDS encoding epoxyqueuosine reductase QueH, whose translation MNTAVERKPLPLPGGHDKVLLHSCCAPCSGEVMEAMQASGIDFTIFFYNPNIHPLHEYELRKNENIRFAEQFGIPFVDADYDRDNWFERAKGMEHEPERGVRCTMCFDMRFERTALYAHENGFPVMTSSLGISRWKNMQQINDCGMRAVEHYPDLMYWDYNWRKGGGSARMIEISKREEFYQQEYCGCVYSLRDTNAHRVANGRERIRLGELFYKNE comes from the coding sequence ATGAACACCGCCGTAGAACGTAAACCCCTTCCATTGCCCGGTGGTCATGACAAGGTATTGCTGCACTCCTGCTGTGCGCCTTGTTCAGGCGAGGTGATGGAGGCCATGCAGGCCTCCGGCATTGACTTCACAATCTTCTTCTACAACCCCAACATCCATCCATTGCACGAATACGAACTGCGTAAGAACGAGAACATCCGCTTTGCCGAGCAGTTCGGAATTCCCTTTGTTGATGCGGACTATGACCGCGACAATTGGTTTGAACGCGCAAAAGGCATGGAACATGAGCCCGAGCGTGGGGTTCGCTGCACCATGTGCTTTGATATGCGTTTTGAACGCACCGCGTTGTATGCGCATGAGAACGGCTTTCCAGTGATGACCAGTTCGTTGGGAATCTCGCGTTGGAAAAATATGCAGCAGATTAACGACTGTGGCATGCGTGCCGTAGAGCACTACCCCGACCTCATGTATTGGGACTACAACTGGCGCAAAGGCGGCGGCTCTGCCCGCATGATTGAGATCAGCAAGCGTGAGGAGTTTTATCAGCAAGAGTATTGCGGCTGTGTGTACTCATTGCGCGACACCAATGCTCACCGCGTTGCGAATGGTCGGGAGCGCATCAGGCTCGGAGAGTTGTTCTACAAAAACGAGTGA